A stretch of the Ktedonobacterales bacterium genome encodes the following:
- a CDS encoding arsinothricin resistance N-acetyltransferase ArsN1 family A yields MMKTGELAPTAIEARVLRVLRALANPARFRIVALLAERKDCTAVQLTEALPLAQSSLFDHLTLLREAGIVQASSDGPNRYYCLDPEIIEFLAAYLSGLGQQARSWAGLVSAREEEHLEIREASRDDAAAIAHIYNQGIEDRAATLETQLRTPEERAEWLAARGPRHPVLVAVERSGMVVGWGSLNPFNPRPVYDHVADFSVYVAREQRGRGIGDALLGALEKRARLLGYHKMVLAAFPTNAPGMRLYERHGFQTVGIYHEQGLLDEQWVDVIVMEKMLP; encoded by the coding sequence ATGATGAAAACGGGTGAATTGGCCCCGACAGCGATTGAAGCCCGTGTGCTGCGTGTGCTGCGCGCGCTGGCGAATCCGGCGCGCTTTCGCATTGTGGCGCTGCTTGCCGAGCGCAAGGACTGTACGGCTGTGCAGCTTACTGAGGCGCTGCCGCTGGCACAGTCCAGCCTCTTTGACCATCTGACCCTCTTGCGCGAAGCGGGCATTGTGCAGGCAAGCAGCGATGGGCCGAACCGCTATTACTGCCTGGACCCGGAGATTATCGAATTCCTCGCGGCCTATCTCAGCGGGTTGGGACAACAGGCGCGTTCCTGGGCCGGGCTGGTCAGCGCAAGAGAGGAGGAGCATTTGGAGATTCGAGAGGCCAGCCGCGATGATGCAGCCGCTATTGCCCACATATATAATCAGGGGATCGAGGATCGGGCAGCCACGCTAGAGACGCAGCTACGCACGCCGGAAGAGCGGGCCGAATGGCTTGCCGCGCGCGGGCCTCGCCACCCGGTACTTGTCGCAGTGGAGCGTTCAGGGATGGTTGTGGGCTGGGGTTCGCTCAATCCCTTCAACCCGCGCCCGGTCTATGATCACGTTGCGGATTTCTCCGTCTACGTCGCGCGCGAGCAGCGTGGACGGGGTATTGGCGATGCGCTGCTGGGCGCGCTGGAGAAGCGGGCGCGCTTGCTCGGCTATCACAAGATGGTGCTGGCGGCCTTTCCGACCAACGCGCCAGGGATGCGTTTATATGAGCGTCACGGCTTCCAGACCGTCGGTATCTATCACGAACAGGGCTTGCTCGATGAGCAGTGGGTGGATGTCATCGTGATGGAGAAGATGTTACCTTGA
- a CDS encoding MFS transporter: MREHASHQKQRPQGVYYGWVMLLGVSFTEMTSWGVLYYTFTVFVRPMHAALGWSTSELTGAFSLALLCSAVAAIPVGRWIDRHGTRWLMTCGSCAATLLLLAWAAVGNLALFYLIWIGIGIVMAAVLYDPAFALVATWFHRRRTRALTILTFIAGFASVIFVPLAAWLVQLQGWRVALVTLALCLALFTIPLHGLILRRRPEDMGLTPDGIAMSASIPPAQMAERPGVSVQIALHETTFWWMAAAFALTTLAAAAITVHLVPYLIDHGYTASFAASMVGLIGIMALPGRLVFTPLGERLPRRLVTALIFLLQAIALLVLLLTPGVVGVVGFVLLFGAGFGAITPARAALVADHYGSMHYAKINSVLGLFITGARGIAPVGVGLLYDLLGAYPPIFWALALLSALAAGAILLVDYNKAVFRGTIEA; encoded by the coding sequence ATGAGAGAACACGCGAGCCATCAGAAGCAGCGCCCGCAGGGCGTGTACTATGGCTGGGTCATGCTCCTCGGCGTTTCGTTTACTGAAATGACGTCGTGGGGAGTGCTGTATTACACCTTCACCGTGTTCGTGAGGCCAATGCACGCCGCGCTGGGCTGGTCCACGTCTGAACTAACCGGAGCCTTCTCCCTGGCGCTGCTCTGTAGCGCCGTGGCCGCCATTCCGGTTGGCCGCTGGATTGATCGTCATGGGACGCGCTGGCTGATGACCTGCGGGTCGTGCGCTGCCACGCTGCTGCTGCTGGCCTGGGCGGCGGTGGGAAATCTGGCCCTGTTCTATCTGATCTGGATCGGCATTGGCATCGTCATGGCGGCTGTTCTCTACGATCCTGCCTTTGCCCTGGTGGCGACCTGGTTTCATCGGCGGCGTACCCGCGCCCTGACGATTCTAACCTTCATTGCTGGTTTTGCCAGTGTGATCTTTGTGCCGCTGGCGGCGTGGCTGGTCCAGCTTCAGGGGTGGCGCGTGGCGCTGGTCACGCTGGCGCTGTGCCTGGCGCTGTTTACCATTCCCTTGCACGGGCTCATCTTGCGCCGCCGACCGGAAGATATGGGCCTGACGCCTGATGGGATTGCTATGTCGGCATCCATACCGCCCGCGCAGATGGCTGAAAGGCCGGGCGTCTCTGTACAGATTGCGCTCCACGAAACCACGTTCTGGTGGATGGCCGCAGCCTTCGCGCTTACGACGCTGGCGGCTGCGGCGATCACGGTACATCTGGTTCCCTATTTGATTGATCATGGCTATACCGCCAGCTTTGCCGCCAGTATGGTTGGTCTGATTGGCATCATGGCCCTTCCGGGGCGTCTGGTCTTCACGCCGTTGGGAGAGCGCCTGCCGCGCCGTCTGGTGACGGCTCTGATCTTCTTGCTCCAGGCTATTGCGCTGCTCGTGTTGCTGCTGACGCCTGGCGTCGTCGGCGTGGTTGGCTTTGTCCTGCTGTTTGGCGCTGGCTTTGGGGCGATTACGCCTGCGCGGGCGGCATTGGTCGCCGATCATTACGGCTCGATGCACTACGCGAAAATTAACAGCGTCCTGGGGCTGTTTATTACCGGAGCGCGGGGGATCGCGCCTGTTGGCGTGGGCCTGCTCTACGATCTCCTGGGAGCATACCCACCCATCTTCTGGGCGCTGGCCTTGCTCTCTGCGCTGGCGGCGGGGGCTATTCTGCTGGTAGATTACAACAAAGCGGTTTTTCGTGGTACTATAGAAGCCTGA
- a CDS encoding sugar phosphate isomerase/epimerase family protein, translated as MTRPITLFTGQWADLPLETLAEKVSQWGFDGLELACWGDHFDVRRALAEPRYAQSQRDILNRRNLQCFAISNHLVGQAVCDPIDARHKDILPAHIWGDGDPEGVRQRAAQEMMDTARAAAAFGVQQVNGFAGSAIWHLLYSFPPNNFADIERGYEDFARRWNPIINVFDQEGVRFGLEVHPTEIAYDFVTTRKTLDAIGNRPGFGLNFDPSHFIPQFLDPAAFIEEFADRIYHIHVKDSKRRLDGRRSILGSHLNFGEAMRGWDFVSPGHGDVDFEALFRALNRIGYQGPLSVEWEDVGMDREWGAQDTLAFIRRTDFTPSSVAFDAAFRGK; from the coding sequence ATGACACGACCAATCACGCTGTTTACCGGACAATGGGCTGACCTGCCGCTGGAGACGCTGGCAGAGAAAGTCAGCCAGTGGGGGTTTGACGGCCTTGAATTGGCCTGCTGGGGCGATCACTTCGATGTGCGCCGCGCGCTGGCGGAGCCGCGCTATGCGCAATCACAGCGGGATATACTCAACCGCCGCAACCTGCAATGCTTTGCCATCAGCAATCATCTTGTCGGCCAGGCCGTCTGCGACCCCATAGACGCCCGCCACAAAGATATTCTGCCTGCCCACATCTGGGGCGATGGCGACCCGGAAGGCGTGCGCCAGCGCGCCGCCCAGGAAATGATGGACACCGCGCGCGCCGCCGCCGCGTTTGGCGTGCAGCAGGTGAATGGCTTCGCCGGGTCGGCCATCTGGCATCTGCTCTATTCTTTTCCCCCCAACAACTTTGCAGACATCGAGCGCGGCTACGAAGATTTTGCGCGGCGCTGGAATCCCATCATCAATGTGTTTGATCAGGAGGGCGTGCGCTTCGGCCTGGAGGTTCACCCAACCGAAATTGCTTACGACTTCGTGACCACCCGCAAAACGCTTGACGCCATCGGCAACCGACCTGGCTTTGGGCTGAACTTCGACCCCAGCCATTTCATCCCGCAATTCCTCGATCCGGCTGCTTTCATCGAAGAGTTCGCTGACCGCATCTATCACATCCATGTGAAAGACTCGAAGCGCCGCCTGGATGGCCGCAGAAGCATCCTGGGTTCCCACCTCAACTTTGGCGAAGCTATGCGCGGCTGGGACTTCGTTTCCCCAGGGCATGGCGATGTGGACTTTGAGGCGCTGTTCCGGGCGCTCAACCGCATTGGTTATCAAGGGCCGCTCTCCGTTGAGTGGGAGGACGTGGGCATGGACCGCGAATGGGGCGCGCAAGACACCCTCGCCTTCATCCGGCGCACCGATTTCACCCCATCCTCGGTAGCCTTCGACGCGGCCTTCCGGGGGAAATAG
- a CDS encoding Gfo/Idh/MocA family oxidoreductase: MNDRSIQPATATQPARTIQPLQPVNVGVIGCGTISSRYLETLKHLKILETLACADLFLERAQARAAEFDVPRACSVEALLADPEIELILNLTIPAAHAEVALAALEAGKHVYNEKPLAISRADARQILDTAGERGLLVGNAPDTFLGGGLQTCRKLIDDGWIGEPVAAVASMMGRGPERWHPDPAFFYQRGAGPMLDMGPYYLTALVSLLGPVRRVTGSARITFPERTITSAPHYGEMIPVQTPTHIAGVFDFASGVVGTIITSFDVWESSLPSIEIYGTRGSLSVPDPNIFGGPVRVRRAGAQEWGETPLTHGYSENSRGIGVAEMAYALRLGRSHRANGALGYHVLDLMLAFEEASEQGSHIEISSMCERPAPLPLGEVEEETLRA, translated from the coding sequence GTGAACGATAGATCAATTCAGCCAGCAACAGCGACTCAACCCGCCAGAACCATTCAGCCACTCCAACCTGTGAACGTTGGGGTTATCGGCTGTGGCACGATCAGCAGCCGATATCTGGAGACCCTCAAACACTTGAAGATTCTGGAGACGCTGGCCTGCGCCGATTTGTTTCTTGAACGAGCGCAGGCGCGGGCGGCAGAGTTTGATGTGCCGCGCGCTTGCAGCGTTGAGGCGCTGCTCGCTGATCCAGAGATCGAGCTGATTCTCAATCTGACCATTCCGGCGGCGCATGCCGAGGTGGCGCTGGCTGCGCTGGAGGCGGGCAAGCACGTTTATAATGAGAAACCGCTTGCCATCAGCCGCGCCGATGCGCGCCAGATATTGGACACGGCTGGGGAGCGCGGCTTGCTGGTGGGCAACGCGCCCGATACGTTTCTCGGCGGAGGGTTGCAGACGTGCCGCAAACTCATTGATGATGGCTGGATTGGTGAGCCTGTCGCCGCCGTCGCGTCAATGATGGGGCGTGGGCCGGAACGCTGGCACCCTGATCCGGCTTTCTTCTATCAGCGTGGGGCTGGTCCGATGCTGGATATGGGTCCGTATTATCTGACGGCGCTGGTCTCGCTGCTGGGTCCGGTTCGGCGCGTCACCGGCTCGGCCAGGATCACGTTCCCTGAGCGCACGATTACCAGCGCGCCCCACTATGGCGAGATGATTCCCGTGCAGACGCCGACGCATATTGCCGGGGTGTTCGACTTTGCCAGCGGCGTTGTCGGGACGATTATCACCAGCTTTGATGTGTGGGAGAGCAGCCTGCCGAGCATAGAGATTTACGGGACGCGCGGCTCGCTCAGTGTGCCAGACCCCAATATATTTGGCGGGCCGGTACGGGTGCGGCGCGCTGGAGCGCAGGAGTGGGGTGAGACGCCGCTGACACACGGCTACAGCGAAAATAGCCGGGGCATTGGCGTGGCCGAGATGGCCTATGCGCTGCGCCTGGGCCGCTCGCATCGCGCCAACGGAGCATTAGGGTATCATGTTCTCGATCTGATGCTGGCGTTTGAGGAAGCTTCGGAGCAAGGCAGCCATATCGAGATTAGCAGCATGTGCGAGCGCCCAGCGCCGCTGCCGCTGGGCGAGGTGGAAGAGGAAACGCTCAGGGCATAA